The genomic window AGTATTTAAAAGGACCGCCCCACAGCCAATCGTTAACAGTGAGCGGACCGTAAACTTTTCTCAGTAGGTCGAGAGTAATCAATACCCGCGCATCGAACGCCAGCCACATAAGTTCACCGCGGCTTTTATTGGCTTCATAAAATTCTGGGGAAACAAGCTCTTCGATTCGGAAGTGGTTTGTTTTGTAGATTCCGCTCATTTTGACTCCCTTCTCCAAGTAATAACGAGATCGTAAGTATCAGGGTCTTTAAGCAACCTGTAAGTATAACCTTTTTTGAATGAATCTTCGAGATTTGGCTTAGTTGTTACGATTGTTGGCATCCCGGCTTTTTTACACACTTCAATAATCTCACCGTCATGATCACGATGCTTGTTTTCTAAAAGCTCTACCGGAATGCGAACACTTCCAAAGTCTTTAATTTCAGGCATTATTCATCTCCTTAAGATCGTCATACCAACCAAGCCAAAAGAGACGCCTAACGCCCTTCTGTCCGTGTGAGATATTGTATAAAAGGCGATAACAACGTTCTTCTTTTACTTGGAAAAGAGTCATGCTTCACCTGCTTGCTTGAGAGCTTGACGTATCAACTCTAAAGACTCTCTAACCTCTACAGAAGGAACACTCCAAACACCTAGATCAAGAGTCTTGCAAAGTTTCCTATCTATCTTCTCCAGCACATCAGCGAAAATAAGAACCCTTTGAGCTAACACTTTTGATTCTGTAATGGCGCATTCAAAGCTTCTGTATTGACCTTGTTTTAGATTCAAAATTCTTTCAGCATGTTTTTTGGTCGTCATTCCCCCTCCGCAAGTTCACAGTTTTCAAAAAACCAAGGGGACACAAATTCACCGATTCTAACAAAACAGTAAGAGTCGTAAATACTTTCGAATGAGTCGACTTCCCCTATTCTATCAGCTTTGTCTTTGAGCTTATCACCCGGCTTGAGTGTTTTAATCTGTTCTTGTGTTAGCATTTCTCTCCCTCCAATCTCAACACGGATAACCTTCCAGCAAATAATCTTCGCGGTTTCGGTAAGTGTAGAATGAACCCGACACACTAAACATTTCAGAATCACAAGAATCATTCTGTTCAGCTCCGTTAGGACATTTCCAAATATCACCGAGCACTTTACCGTCTTGATGTGAAGCGACTCTGCCAAAGCTGTCATGATGCTCTAGTTCTTCACCGCAATATGGACATTCCATTTACGCCACCTCCCGCACTTCCAACCGCAAATACCACTCAATAACAACCTTCGCGTCCTCGAAAGAATAACAAACGACAACGTGATGCCCTTGCGATTGCAAACGCTCCATCCACTTATTTTGATTTTCGGTGGGTTTATTGCTTCCGACCTTCATTTCGATCACCAGCCCGATATACCCGCCACTCGACACAGGGAGAAATACGTCAGGCACACCAGACTTAAGCCCTTCGGCTTTCATGTATGCAGCCGCTCTGATACTCCGCTTTCCGGCATTAGGAACGGCGTAAAGACATTCAAGCTCAGGCCATTTGCGTTCATGAAGCTTTGCCCACTGGAAGAGTAGAACTTGCTCATCGTGTTCTGAGGTTTTGAGTTTAGTTTTTGCCAAGATTTTACTCCCGAAAAGCACGAACAAACCGCGCTAAAGTTTCAATGTCATTTTCATTCGCCGGATAACCCTGCTCTCGCCACCAGTTCCGACAAGCTTCTAAGTGCGGACAACCATCGCCTTTCTTACCTTTTCCCCAAACATCGCAGTTGAAACCGTGACAAGGAAGGATGTCGGCAACCGCTTTCCGATCACAGGGCTTGGCTTTGCTCATGGTCTAGTAAAGTCTAGTTTTCTAGTAAGTGTCGCTCATTATGCTGCCGCCTTTTTAGCCGCTATGAGTCCTCCTACGAGACTTTTAAGCTGCTTCTGACCATTGCCCTTACTTTCAATTGCAAAAGCTTCTCCAGGCAATCCTATGGGGATAATATTGCGACTTCCTCCAATACCACGAAGAGGCTCATTGCTTTCAACTCCGCGCTTCTTGTATTCGACATATCTTTCGCAAAAATCCTTCACGAACCACTTGTGATGCTCAACGGGGTAAGCACAGATATTATTCCAGCCCCCGAAGTGTTGACGGATTACGGCGTTAACAACCGGGTCAGAAAATTGAACACTTGCGTAGACTCCGTGAGAACTTGCAGCTTCTAAAACGAGTTGTGCTTTTTCTTCAGCTTCGACCATCATGTCTTCTTTTGAGCCGGTGATGAATTCAAGCAACTCACAAGGCTTTGGAAAGAACTTGAGTTCAAGAGCTGCCCTGTGAAGAGCTGCAACAACAACCTGAGTTTCAAATTTCCCTAAAACTGAAGAATAAAACTTCGGTAAACTTGCAGATACCTGCTTGTTGTGGATTTCT from Maridesulfovibrio ferrireducens includes these protein-coding regions:
- a CDS encoding VRR-NUC domain-containing protein, giving the protein MAKTKLKTSEHDEQVLLFQWAKLHERKWPELECLYAVPNAGKRSIRAAAYMKAEGLKSGVPDVFLPVSSGGYIGLVIEMKVGSNKPTENQNKWMERLQSQGHHVVVCYSFEDAKVVIEWYLRLEVREVA
- a CDS encoding DUF6475 domain-containing protein, with product MNWENKQERAAFLEAFYALTEIHNKQVSASLPKFYSSVLGKFETQVVVAALHRAALELKFFPKPCELLEFITGSKEDMMVEAEEKAQLVLEAASSHGVYASVQFSDPVVNAVIRQHFGGWNNICAYPVEHHKWFVKDFCERYVEYKKRGVESNEPLRGIGGSRNIIPIGLPGEAFAIESKGNGQKQLKSLVGGLIAAKKAAA